In Qipengyuania psychrotolerans, one DNA window encodes the following:
- a CDS encoding glutathione peroxidase: MTTIADFTVANNKGQEVDLSDKLGKVLLVVNTASKCGFTPQYDGLEKLFQKYNDKGFEVLAFPCNQFGGQEPGDADEIEQFCKVNFGLTFPLMGKVDVNGDHASPLFDWMKAEAPGLMGSKSIKWNFTKFLIDREGNVVKRYGSADAPKTIAKDIEKLL; encoded by the coding sequence ATGACCACAATTGCCGATTTCACCGTAGCCAATAACAAGGGCCAGGAAGTCGACTTGTCCGATAAGCTCGGCAAGGTCCTGCTCGTGGTGAACACGGCAAGCAAATGCGGCTTCACGCCGCAGTATGATGGTCTGGAAAAGCTGTTCCAAAAGTACAATGACAAGGGCTTTGAGGTCCTCGCATTTCCCTGCAACCAGTTTGGGGGCCAGGAACCCGGTGATGCTGACGAGATCGAGCAGTTCTGCAAAGTGAACTTCGGCCTGACCTTCCCGCTAATGGGCAAGGTGGACGTAAACGGCGATCACGCCAGTCCGCTGTTTGACTGGATGAAGGCGGAGGCACCCGGTCTGATGGGATCGAAATCGATCAAGTGGAACTTCACCAAGTTCCTGATCGACCGCGAAGGCAATGTGGTGAAGCGTTACGGCTCGGCCGATGCGCCCAAGACTATTGCCAAGGATATCGAGAAGCTCCTGTAA